In the genome of Leishmania braziliensis MHOM/BR/75/M2904 contig, possible fusion of chromosomes 20 and 34, one region contains:
- a CDS encoding ATP-dependent RNA helicase-like protein — MALKRVRSEATENSEVGLDDMLVSQLAKKRPDVATCTSSSAVSPFTQQPFSARYKELLMARQRLPVFEKRHLIQETVRTHPVTLLVGETGSGKTTQVPHFLAELQGTCTGVVACTQPRRIAAISVATRVAEEMDVHLGAHVGYHVRFDSRKCNATRVLYMTDGMLLREAFTDPDLTNYSVVVVDEAHERTIDTDVVLGLLKQLLTRRPSFRLVVMSATLDVAKIQSYFPCAPLVHVSGRMYNVDVFYMPEPVRDYVEATVSCVRQVHEREPAGDILCFLTGEAEIERAVAALHQALGSSSAGASKEQGAPVQGARADLTPLSTLAEDLAAPARPTEVVVLPLYGSLSLKDQQKVFATYPPNTRKVVVATNIAETSVTIDGIVYVVDCGYQKQSLYNSEARVDYLLPAVISKASAEQRKGRAGRTRPGKCFRLFTLVDFASFPDQAHPEILRTNIVNTVLLLLTLGVANPCEFPFIDPPSDQGMSDAFYQLLYFGAVNDELELTDFGRRMAALPVDACLARMLLMAPKHGCGADTAVVAAMLEAGNAFSRPPAKLKEAREAHARFDDADGDHIVLFRVFHAYLKNQQNGKRFCHENYLRHQTLQQAVQVYNQLRWSMGQLKIPVRSTYIPERDYVDTVALRKAVLEGFFTQVARLTPVPSGSHRGGADPTTRIYRTVRDALSVTLHRQSVLAAAQKSRALPAWIVFDRLEVQGDADTFIRTASAVEVDWLLDVSHFYTDLSEIPDGDIAQVLRRAQEARK, encoded by the coding sequence ATGGCCCTCAAGCGCGTACGCAGCGAGGCCACTGAGAACAGCGAGGTCGGGCTCGACGACATGCTGGTTTCTCAACTCGCTAAGAAGCGACCGGACGTGGCTACCTGCACCTCTAGCTCAGCCGTGAGCCCTTTCACGCAGCAGCCCTTTTCAGCCCGCTACAAAGAATTGTTGATGGCGCGCCAGCGGCTGCCTGTGTTTGAGAAGCGCCACCTTATACAAGAGACGGTGCGCACTCACCCTGTCACCTTGCTTGTAGGCGAGACCGGCAGCGGTAAGACGACGCAGGTCCCTCACTTTCTTGCGGAGCTGCAGGGCACATGCACCGGCGTTGTCGCATGTACGCAGCCACGCCGTATCGCGGCCATCTCCGTTGCCACTCGTGTGGCCGAAGAAATGGACGTGCACCTCGGCGCACACGTTGGCTACCACGTCCGCTTCGACTCGCGCAAGTGCAACGCCACGCGCGTGCTGTACATGACGGATGGCATGCTGCTTCGCGAGGCGTTCACGGACCCGGACCTCACGAACTACAGTGTCGTGGTGGTAGACGAGGCACACGAGCGGACTATTGACACAGATGTGGTTCTCGGCTTGCTGAAGCAGCTCCTCACACGCCGGCCCTCTTTCCGGCTGGTGGTCATGTCGGCCACGTTGGACGTGGCGAAGATTCAGTCCTACTTCCCTTGTGCGCCGCTCGTGCATGTGTCAGGGCGGATGTACAATGTGGACGTCTTTTACATGCCAGAGCCGGTGCGCGACTACGTGGAGGCAACCGTGTCCTGCGTGCGCCAGGTGCATGAGCGCGAGCCGGCAGGGGATATTCTCTGCTTTTTGACTGGCGAGGCGGAGATTGAGCGGGCTGTTGCCGCACTACATCAGGCACTGGGCTCGAGCTCTGCAGGCGCCTCTAAGGAGCAAGGCGCTCCGGTGCAGGGTGCAAGAGCAGACTTGACGCCTCTCAGTACCTTGGCTGAGGACctggcggcgccggcgcggccgacggaggtggtggtgttgccTCTCTACGGCTCTCTTAGTCTCAAGGATCAGCAGAAGGTGTTTGCCACCTACCCTCCCAACACACGCAAGGTTGTCGTGGCCACAAACATCGCTGAGACGTCTGTCACGATCGACGGCATTGTCTACGTTGTAGACTGCGGCTACCAGAAGCAGAGCTTGTACAACTCCGAGGCGCGCGTGGACTATTTGCTGCCAGCGGTTATCAGCAAGGCTTCCGCAGAGCAGCGCAAGGGTCGCGCTGGCCGTACGCGGCCTGGCAAGTGCTTCCGTCTCTTCACATTGGTCGACTTTGCCAGCTTTCCCGATCAAGCGCACCCGGAGATACTGCGCACAAACATTGTGAAcaccgtgctgctgctgctcacccTTGGCGTCGCTAACCCGTGCGAGTTCCCCTTTATCGACCCGCCTTCGGACCAGGGCATGAGTGACGCCTTTTACCAGCTCTTGTACTTCGGCGCTGTGAACGATGAGCTGGAGCTGACGGACTTTGGTCGGCGTATGGCAGCGCTCCCTGTGGATGCCTGTTTGGCACGGATGCTGCTTATGGCGCCCAAGcacggctgcggtgccgacaccgcggtggtggcggcgatgcTGGAGGCTGGAAACGCGTTCAGCCGTCCGCCAGCGAAGTTGAAGGAGGCTCGTGAAGCGCATGCGCGCTTTGACGACGCTGACGGTGACCACATTGTGCTCTTTCGCGTTTTTCACGCCTACTTAAAGAACCAGCAAAACGGCAAGCGCTTCTGCCACGAGAACTACCTACGGCACCAAACCCTACAGCAGGCGGTGCAAGTGTACAACCAGCTGCGGTGGTCGATGGGCCAGCTCAAGATACCGGTGCGGTCCACCTACATCCCGGAGCGCGACTACGTAGACACGGTGGCGCTCCGcaaggcggtgctggaggGATTCTTCACCCAAGTTGCCCGTCTGACCCCTGTCCCATCCGGTAGCCATAGAGGCGGGGCGGATCCAACGACACGCATCTACCGTACCGTCCGGGACGCTTTGAGTGTGACGCTGCATCGCCAGTccgtgctggcggcggcgcagaagtCCCGCGCACTTCCCGCCTGGATCGTGTTTGACCGTCTAGAGGTGCAGGGGGACGCGGACACGTTTATCCGAACTGCCTCAGCAGTGGAGGTGGACTGGTTGCTGGATGTGAGTCACTTTTACACCGATCTCAGCGAGATCCCAGATGGCGATAttgcgcaggtgctgcgccgtgctCAAGAGGCACGAAAGTGA